In Vibrio hippocampi, the following are encoded in one genomic region:
- a CDS encoding OmpA family protein, translated as MQKNRLWLLSLTCFTSSVLADNLSEQITEYCDAKGYEYSHTIQVGEVHGVATHRQGYMQINDSSNDPELRAQLARLSALITEQSDCLTYISNLGIASFDQSDDKGNLVARVQFDFDKYQLTPLANRVLSQVAAQLATTGVQVVVEGHTDWVGSDAYNQALGLKRAEATAAKLYQQGVEKQNTTIKSLGENEPIASNKTQQGRSQNRRADVYIPNLETDTKP; from the coding sequence ATGCAAAAAAACAGATTATGGTTACTCAGCCTGACTTGCTTCACCAGCTCCGTGTTGGCTGACAATCTTAGCGAACAGATCACCGAGTATTGCGACGCTAAAGGGTATGAGTATTCTCATACGATTCAGGTGGGTGAGGTTCATGGCGTCGCAACCCATAGGCAAGGTTATATGCAGATTAATGACAGCAGCAACGATCCTGAATTACGCGCACAACTGGCGCGGTTGTCGGCATTGATCACCGAACAGTCCGATTGTCTGACCTATATTTCGAATCTAGGGATTGCGTCTTTTGACCAAAGTGATGACAAGGGTAACTTAGTGGCGCGAGTCCAGTTTGATTTTGATAAATATCAACTTACTCCGTTGGCGAACCGTGTGCTGTCTCAAGTCGCAGCACAATTGGCGACAACCGGAGTGCAAGTGGTGGTGGAAGGTCATACCGATTGGGTCGGCTCTGATGCCTATAATCAAGCATTAGGACTGAAACGCGCTGAAGCGACCGCGGCTAAGTTGTATCAGCAAGGAGTGGAGAAACAAAATACCACCATAAAGTCCTTGGGTGAGAACGAGCCCATCGCCAGTAATAAAACCCAACAAGGTCGAAGTCAGAATCGACGGGCGGATGTGTATATTCCAAACCTAGAGACTGATACCAAACCGTGA
- a CDS encoding DUF4056 domain-containing protein yields the protein MVIKKCNKLAVLSLVSLLSACSSGHWNTYVEPSQQQLVSTLDAQPQQAWSGQIHADSYPDITAPSNVRPCCAFGDKQKVTFVGVPIPFFRVNNVIDLEQIGPHTFAAGVYSFTSSSTSVLNTYGGENNGIFYTQRGGFIDLAHVRDTADDTIGLFFEVLAHLGQAHTIELVPELGRRYIEMKPFDTSELSDHDQWTIAAHLSARLAYFKAESHEIAQWHGYTSFAPFSERVSAYSLEDLYSNMLGATLTLKLIENQTMLSEQEYNKQLSIWLNATLTKLQIVDKPTSREALNVVDGVWWDSTVSLPNKYMLLKRHYQLGDHQTPYLLPNERLNATLSTNIDANAEPMPLRLLDSIANIRLDDIASLNMQISEAFYATFEHIPDDLWRQGISHHMFADIARYAEQFDTQEMQTLRNASQP from the coding sequence ATGGTTATCAAAAAATGTAACAAGCTAGCAGTATTGTCTTTGGTCAGCCTATTATCCGCATGTTCAAGCGGTCATTGGAATACCTATGTCGAACCTAGCCAACAGCAATTGGTATCCACACTTGATGCTCAGCCTCAACAAGCTTGGAGCGGTCAAATCCACGCGGATTCATACCCTGACATCACTGCGCCTAGTAATGTCCGTCCTTGCTGTGCCTTTGGCGATAAACAGAAGGTGACTTTTGTGGGTGTCCCGATCCCGTTTTTCCGAGTCAATAATGTCATTGATTTAGAGCAGATCGGTCCACACACCTTTGCCGCTGGCGTGTATTCGTTTACCTCATCGTCAACATCCGTTCTCAATACCTATGGCGGCGAAAACAATGGCATCTTCTATACCCAAAGAGGCGGCTTTATTGACCTTGCCCATGTTCGCGATACCGCCGATGACACCATCGGTCTCTTTTTCGAGGTGCTTGCCCACCTTGGGCAGGCGCACACTATCGAACTTGTGCCTGAGTTAGGACGTCGCTACATTGAGATGAAACCGTTTGATACTTCTGAACTCAGCGACCATGATCAGTGGACCATTGCCGCCCACTTATCCGCTCGTCTCGCCTATTTTAAAGCGGAGTCGCACGAGATCGCTCAATGGCACGGCTACACCAGCTTTGCGCCATTTTCGGAACGCGTCTCTGCCTATTCGCTCGAAGATCTCTACTCCAATATGTTAGGCGCGACACTGACGCTTAAGCTGATTGAAAATCAAACCATGTTGAGCGAGCAAGAGTACAATAAACAGCTGTCTATCTGGTTAAACGCCACGCTCACCAAGTTACAGATTGTCGATAAACCGACGTCTCGTGAAGCATTAAACGTCGTCGATGGCGTATGGTGGGACTCAACGGTGAGTCTGCCCAACAAATACATGCTGTTAAAAAGGCACTACCAATTGGGTGATCATCAAACGCCATACTTGTTACCCAACGAGCGACTTAATGCCACTCTCAGCACCAATATTGATGCCAATGCCGAGCCCATGCCGCTGCGTTTACTCGATAGTATCGCTAACATCAGACTGGATGATATCGCCTCGCTAAATATGCAGATCAGTGAAGCGTTCTATGCAACCTTTGAACACATTCCTGATGATTTATGGCGACAAGGAATATCCCATCACATGTTTGCCGACATCGCTCGCTATGCTGAGCAATTTGATACTCAAGAGATGCAAACCCTGCGGAACGCGAGCCAGCCGTAA
- the tadF gene encoding tight adherence pilus pseudopilin TadF translates to MRIARQKGAFAIELSIVLVVLMSIYLFMTDISHKLLVQSQLDRISFALVNVLKERTRYYADRDNLSEQDRDDMHAIASRMLNIDASQLAIRIEALHNQSAYESFTSERFDSLGCSAQLLSNKTALVPTENGTVYSLYQVTLCEQRDSWYDNFWGRDATDTFTITSTSVVAGR, encoded by the coding sequence ATGCGTATCGCTAGACAGAAAGGGGCTTTTGCTATTGAACTCTCCATCGTGCTGGTGGTGTTAATGAGCATCTATCTGTTTATGACCGATATTAGCCACAAGCTCTTGGTGCAATCACAACTCGATCGCATCAGCTTTGCGTTGGTGAACGTGTTAAAAGAACGCACGCGTTATTACGCCGACCGAGATAATCTTAGCGAGCAAGATAGAGACGACATGCATGCCATCGCATCAAGAATGTTGAATATTGATGCCTCACAATTGGCAATCAGAATAGAAGCCCTCCACAACCAAAGCGCTTACGAAAGCTTTACCAGTGAGCGCTTTGACTCCTTGGGTTGCAGCGCACAACTGCTTAGTAACAAAACCGCATTGGTACCGACGGAGAATGGTACGGTTTATTCGCTCTATCAGGTGACGCTCTGTGAACAGAGAGATTCTTGGTATGACAACTTTTGGGGACGTGACGCAACGGACACTTTTACCATTACATCCACTTCAGTCGTGGCGGGGAGGTAA
- a CDS encoding CpaF family protein — protein MSTNKEIYVAFRSQIFEALDPEAIQTLSQQEVETQIRNAVEVLAGSFDRPITAIMKGSLVKGMMDELFGLGPIQPLVDDQGITDIMVNGPSNVFYERDGKLHKSDIHFVNEEQVLAIAKLIASRVGRRVDELAPTVDARLEDGSRVNIVIPPIALDGTSISIRKFREKSIGMESLVEYGSMTLDMARILSIASRCRMNILISGGTGSGKTTLLNALSQYITEDERIVTIEDAAELRLEQPNLVRLETRAASIEQTGRITQRDLVINALRMRPDRIILGECRGPEAFEMLQAMNTGHDGSMSTLHANSPRDAISRVESMIMMANLNQPLDAIRRSIVSAVQLIVQVNRMRDGSRKVTSISEVVGLEGESVVMEELYRFEYHESDFQGEVRGEFVTEGVMQRSELVRKSQFFGLYQELMGSFSERRLE, from the coding sequence ATGAGTACCAATAAAGAAATCTACGTTGCTTTTCGTTCTCAGATCTTTGAGGCGCTTGACCCTGAGGCGATTCAAACCTTAAGCCAGCAAGAAGTTGAGACTCAGATCCGCAACGCGGTCGAGGTGTTGGCAGGCAGTTTTGACCGTCCGATTACCGCCATCATGAAAGGCAGTTTGGTTAAGGGCATGATGGATGAACTGTTTGGCTTAGGACCGATTCAGCCTTTGGTTGATGACCAAGGCATTACCGATATTATGGTTAATGGTCCGAGTAACGTGTTTTATGAGCGGGACGGTAAACTGCATAAATCGGATATCCATTTTGTTAATGAAGAACAGGTTTTAGCCATTGCCAAACTGATTGCATCAAGGGTAGGGCGTCGTGTCGATGAACTCGCGCCGACCGTGGATGCCAGATTGGAAGACGGCAGCCGGGTTAATATTGTCATACCGCCGATTGCGCTTGATGGCACTTCCATCTCAATCCGTAAATTTCGCGAGAAATCTATCGGGATGGAAAGCTTGGTGGAATATGGATCTATGACACTCGATATGGCGCGTATTCTGTCGATAGCGTCGCGCTGCCGAATGAACATCTTAATCTCCGGTGGTACGGGTTCGGGTAAAACCACTTTGCTTAATGCGTTGTCGCAATATATCACGGAAGATGAACGTATCGTCACCATCGAAGATGCGGCAGAACTGCGACTTGAGCAACCCAACCTAGTCCGACTAGAGACCCGTGCCGCCAGTATTGAACAGACTGGTCGCATAACTCAGCGCGATTTGGTGATTAATGCGCTGCGTATGCGACCAGACCGCATCATATTGGGTGAGTGTCGTGGTCCAGAAGCATTCGAGATGTTGCAGGCGATGAATACCGGGCACGACGGTTCGATGTCGACGCTGCACGCCAACTCTCCCCGAGATGCCATTAGTCGTGTTGAATCTATGATCATGATGGCAAACCTCAACCAACCCCTCGATGCGATTAGACGCTCGATTGTCAGTGCGGTGCAACTGATTGTGCAGGTGAATCGTATGCGTGATGGCTCGCGAAAAGTCACCAGTATCAGTGAAGTGGTCGGTTTGGAGGGAGAGAGCGTGGTGATGGAAGAGTTGTATCGATTCGAGTACCACGAATCCGATTTTCAAGGCGAAGTACGCGGCGAATTTGTCACTGAAGGGGTGATGCAGCGCTCCGAGTTGGTGAGAAAATCGCAGTTCTTTGGTCTGTATCAAGAGCTGATGGGTTCATTCAGCGAAAGGAGGTTGGAATGA
- a CDS encoding type II secretion system F family protein: MILVISAVAILIAIGLVLLEMRSRGLRNKRLNQYIVKNQPLAPVPSNRILIGFAKESRKELEQKLLDAGYHNKNLARYYFPAKLAVVVMVGIGIMMSSMLLQDKLVMMLAATVLTILVPDMLLEMKRRYMVRRISRGLPYLLDMMAVCVQTGMTIEATFSYLHKELYVFDKNLCYQIKKTSDASKILGLEKALNDLSLRLPSPEMQSFVLTIIQNLHYGTSVANILSDLAEDMRRIQLLRVEEKVGKLAAKMSVPLILLIMFPIVILILAPGVMQLDMNFNLGG, encoded by the coding sequence ATGATCCTTGTTATCAGCGCGGTTGCCATTTTAATCGCCATCGGTTTGGTACTGTTGGAGATGCGCAGTCGCGGTCTACGCAATAAGCGGCTCAATCAATATATCGTCAAAAACCAACCATTAGCGCCGGTGCCAAGCAACCGTATTTTGATTGGTTTTGCTAAGGAAAGCCGCAAAGAACTGGAGCAAAAACTGCTGGACGCGGGCTATCACAATAAGAATCTGGCTCGTTACTATTTCCCTGCCAAGCTCGCTGTGGTGGTGATGGTTGGCATTGGCATCATGATGTCGTCAATGTTGTTACAGGATAAGTTGGTCATGATGTTGGCGGCGACGGTACTGACGATTTTGGTGCCGGATATGCTGCTTGAGATGAAGCGCCGCTATATGGTGCGCCGTATCTCTCGTGGTTTGCCGTATCTGCTGGATATGATGGCGGTGTGTGTTCAAACCGGTATGACCATTGAGGCGACCTTTTCCTATTTGCACAAAGAGTTGTACGTGTTTGATAAAAACCTCTGTTATCAAATTAAGAAAACCTCTGACGCCAGTAAAATTCTGGGACTTGAAAAGGCGCTCAACGATCTGAGCCTTCGTCTACCGTCCCCAGAGATGCAAAGCTTTGTGTTAACCATCATTCAAAACCTCCATTACGGCACATCGGTTGCCAATATCTTGAGTGATCTGGCGGAAGATATGCGTCGCATTCAGTTGCTTAGAGTAGAAGAGAAAGTCGGTAAATTAGCGGCGAAAATGAGTGTGCCGCTGATCTTACTTATCATGTTTCCCATCGTCATTTTGATCCTCGCCCCGGGCGTGATGCAGCTTGATATGAACTTCAATTTAGGTGGATAG
- a CDS encoding tetratricopeptide repeat protein, whose protein sequence is MTIRNWFLLMLAPLLVACTSNQQVSEQDIVNSMQRVDNYDGLILHYKEQLQRNNNDQTAALKLAQTYLEKGDTESAKFYADHLLSQGVKNWQLMQLRGEIYDKEANYAKAVTLYQQSIAMGNQSSDVHVLLGIAHSKLDQFSQAEAQFNQARLKGHSDMVIKNNLAVIYLAQGEYQRVTDLLMPVYKDNPTNRAVKANLAIALFKQGLVQQARELLNQDYSDSQVAAISQRLYDVGG, encoded by the coding sequence ATGACTATACGTAACTGGTTTTTATTGATGCTTGCTCCGTTGTTGGTGGCCTGTACTTCCAATCAGCAAGTTAGCGAGCAAGACATCGTCAACAGTATGCAACGGGTCGATAACTACGATGGTTTGATCTTGCATTACAAGGAGCAGTTACAGCGTAACAATAATGATCAAACTGCGGCGTTAAAACTGGCGCAGACCTACCTAGAAAAAGGCGATACGGAATCCGCCAAATTCTATGCTGATCACTTACTGTCTCAGGGTGTGAAAAATTGGCAACTGATGCAGTTGCGCGGTGAGATATACGACAAAGAGGCGAATTACGCCAAAGCGGTCACGCTCTATCAACAGTCGATTGCCATGGGCAACCAGTCGAGTGATGTACATGTGTTGCTGGGGATTGCCCATAGCAAACTGGACCAATTTTCTCAGGCGGAAGCACAGTTTAATCAAGCACGATTGAAGGGGCACAGTGACATGGTGATCAAGAATAATCTTGCGGTTATTTATCTTGCGCAAGGTGAGTATCAGCGAGTGACGGATCTCTTGATGCCGGTCTATAAGGACAATCCAACCAATCGAGCCGTGAAAGCCAACCTTGCTATTGCGCTATTCAAACAGGGTTTAGTTCAGCAAGCCCGAGAGCTGTTGAATCAAGATTATAGCGACTCGCAGGTGGCAGCGATTTCTCAACGACTCTATGACGTGGGAGGTTAG
- a CDS encoding type II secretion system F family protein has protein sequence MIWLSFALFGIVALLWATDSKDKVRRYFPEAASEEPLASAINVGILAPQNSLKQAKENFTFSAQSLGPRANLFIIVYTLGCAALAWYIGFAILVNHGIVVSFACFLLLLFLGYRWLLDRRRRQFEQTFPDALNILMSAVTAGESLMQAVSFVGQNLDNEIGREFKNMGDRLKLGETPEKVLERAAKRFPYPEFIFFTVAVRANITRGGQLKGVLARLIRVLVDTRTMETKKMAMTSEARISAKVVAAIPLIFSIILYQVNPANINFILYDPEGFWVLYYVIGSELLGLFIVWLLVKAVKL, from the coding sequence ATGATCTGGCTCTCTTTCGCACTGTTTGGGATCGTGGCGCTGTTATGGGCGACTGACTCTAAAGATAAAGTACGACGCTACTTCCCTGAGGCGGCGTCGGAAGAACCGCTCGCGTCAGCCATCAATGTGGGTATTTTAGCTCCACAAAACAGCCTCAAGCAGGCGAAAGAAAACTTTACCTTTTCCGCGCAATCACTCGGTCCAAGAGCAAACCTGTTTATTATTGTTTATACGCTTGGTTGCGCCGCACTGGCTTGGTATATCGGCTTTGCAATCTTGGTTAACCACGGCATTGTGGTGTCCTTTGCTTGCTTTTTGTTGTTGCTGTTTCTCGGCTATCGCTGGTTATTGGATCGCCGCCGTCGTCAATTCGAACAGACCTTTCCGGACGCCCTTAATATTCTGATGAGCGCAGTCACCGCCGGTGAGAGCTTGATGCAAGCTGTGAGTTTTGTCGGACAGAATCTGGATAACGAAATAGGCAGAGAATTTAAAAATATGGGTGACCGCCTCAAGCTGGGCGAAACTCCGGAAAAAGTGCTGGAGCGGGCAGCAAAACGTTTTCCCTATCCTGAGTTTATTTTCTTCACCGTTGCAGTACGCGCCAATATTACCCGAGGCGGTCAATTGAAAGGCGTGTTAGCCCGTCTGATCCGTGTCTTGGTTGATACCCGAACTATGGAAACCAAGAAAATGGCGATGACTTCTGAGGCGCGGATCTCGGCCAAGGTGGTGGCTGCGATACCGCTAATCTTTTCCATTATTTTGTATCAAGTAAACCCCGCCAATATCAATTTTATTCTCTATGACCCTGAGGGGTTTTGGGTTCTCTACTATGTGATTGGCAGTGAATTACTCGGGCTATTTATCGTCTGGTTATTGGTTAAGGCGGTGAAATTATGA
- a CDS encoding TadE/TadG family type IV pilus assembly protein gives MSVCRVKQRGITTIELAVGAIALIITTLMLFEAGHKIYVSNLVEFALRETIRDTQIHQGSGVHQSYQDKLDGVLQHEGRLWSYLVDEHNFELTGEYFNSYADFVANNGSSIDGEMFFNGYPLAEFTLSYQYQPIFNLFGDDGGMISRSTVINLEHEGWE, from the coding sequence ATGTCGGTTTGCAGAGTAAAACAGCGAGGCATCACAACCATTGAATTGGCGGTGGGGGCTATCGCGCTGATTATTACCACGTTAATGCTATTTGAGGCAGGGCATAAGATTTATGTCAGCAATTTAGTGGAGTTTGCGTTAAGAGAGACGATTAGAGATACCCAGATACACCAAGGTTCGGGTGTTCACCAGAGTTATCAAGATAAGCTTGATGGAGTGTTGCAACACGAAGGTCGGCTCTGGAGTTACCTCGTCGATGAACACAACTTTGAGTTAACCGGCGAGTATTTCAACTCTTACGCTGACTTTGTGGCAAACAATGGCTCGTCCATTGATGGCGAGATGTTCTTTAACGGCTATCCACTGGCGGAATTTACCCTCAGTTACCAATATCAGCCGATATTTAATCTGTTCGGTGACGACGGCGGCATGATTTCTCGCAGTACGGTGATTAACCTTGAACATGAGGGTTGGGAGTAG
- a CDS encoding SGNH/GDSL hydrolase family protein gives MKTILCFGDSNTWGYSPSEPRRYTEQERWPTLLQARLPSGYRIIEEGQNGRNTVLDDPFDPGKKGLDYLLPCLETHHPDYVIILLGTNDLKSRFNLTASDISKGAARLVQVTQSFKHAYMEKAPEVLLIAPPHVYEADPNKEGFTGAEEKSKQLGHFYRLRANELGCHFFDASSTVTPCEKEGLHWHVDQHIKLADKLAQLIPEIFAQ, from the coding sequence ATGAAAACAATTCTATGCTTTGGTGATTCAAACACTTGGGGTTACTCACCGTCCGAACCGCGCCGCTACACTGAGCAGGAACGTTGGCCGACCTTGTTGCAAGCAAGATTACCTTCGGGTTATCGCATCATTGAAGAGGGACAAAATGGACGTAACACGGTTTTAGATGACCCATTTGATCCGGGTAAGAAGGGATTAGATTACCTGCTTCCGTGCTTAGAAACCCATCATCCAGACTATGTCATTATTTTATTGGGCACCAATGATCTTAAGTCACGCTTTAATCTAACCGCCAGTGACATCTCAAAAGGCGCGGCGCGTTTGGTACAAGTAACGCAGAGTTTCAAACATGCCTATATGGAAAAAGCACCTGAGGTGCTATTGATCGCGCCACCTCACGTTTACGAAGCGGATCCGAATAAAGAAGGATTTACCGGTGCGGAAGAAAAATCCAAACAACTAGGGCACTTTTACCGATTACGTGCCAATGAGTTAGGCTGCCACTTTTTCGATGCTTCCAGCACCGTCACCCCTTGTGAGAAAGAGGGTCTGCACTGGCACGTAGATCAGCATATAAAACTGGCAGACAAGTTAGCGCAATTAATTCCTGAGATATTTGCTCAATAG
- a CDS encoding AAA family ATPase, protein MFDITKNLPETKPEAPIPQSSGPEGCALVYQSHECQVLVEELFTFEGWQTPNSVNHNKADSHFYAGQESNLIIFELNHSTDVVADARGIASKLPTHKGVIIIGQEDAISTLRALKEMGFYYVFWPINKHEFAEFVMHVDKDLRRHEGVSKERRAKRVAVVGSKGGIGTSFIATELSAKMASQGVDTILVDHQYNDSNIDVLLGLTDHMSRSIDELSVPLHELDLEGALSYLTKVDDDLRLLSLQGGSSQEDILNYNQTVCDLLSRNTNFIVEDFSGSIDFPIDCNLLIDNYDVVVIVSEPSISAIRKAKSLIAQLDAVRSAKRCRTRIITIANHHRPESSFVIPKADIAKFLGSSVDLDIDYSKAMSHLQVDGKRVYKHDRHIGHAVDQLSRLVNGQSIDNKSWLQRLGWR, encoded by the coding sequence ATGTTTGATATCACCAAAAATCTACCTGAAACAAAGCCAGAAGCGCCGATCCCACAAAGCAGCGGTCCAGAGGGATGCGCCTTGGTGTACCAAAGCCATGAGTGCCAAGTCTTGGTGGAAGAGCTGTTTACCTTTGAGGGCTGGCAAACCCCAAATAGTGTTAATCACAACAAAGCCGATAGCCATTTCTATGCCGGTCAAGAAAGCAACCTGATCATCTTTGAACTCAACCATTCCACCGATGTCGTCGCCGATGCCAGAGGGATTGCGTCAAAACTGCCCACGCATAAAGGGGTGATCATCATCGGTCAGGAAGACGCCATATCCACCTTGCGTGCTTTAAAAGAGATGGGTTTCTATTATGTGTTCTGGCCTATCAATAAACATGAGTTTGCGGAATTTGTCATGCACGTCGATAAAGATCTCCGTCGTCACGAGGGAGTCAGTAAAGAGCGTCGTGCGAAACGGGTTGCTGTGGTCGGCAGTAAAGGGGGCATTGGCACCTCGTTTATCGCGACCGAGTTGAGTGCAAAAATGGCTAGCCAAGGCGTGGATACGATACTGGTGGATCATCAGTATAACGACAGCAATATTGATGTGTTGCTGGGGTTAACTGACCATATGTCACGCTCGATTGATGAGCTTTCCGTTCCCCTACACGAATTGGACTTAGAGGGCGCGCTCAGTTACTTGACCAAAGTTGATGACGACCTGCGTCTGCTGTCGCTGCAAGGCGGTTCGAGCCAAGAAGATATTCTTAACTACAACCAAACGGTCTGTGACCTACTCAGTCGCAACACCAATTTTATTGTCGAAGACTTCTCGGGCAGTATTGATTTCCCAATTGATTGCAATCTATTAATCGACAATTACGATGTGGTGGTGATTGTCTCCGAGCCATCTATTTCAGCGATTCGTAAAGCGAAATCATTAATTGCTCAACTTGATGCGGTGCGCAGCGCCAAGCGTTGCCGAACGCGCATTATCACCATCGCCAATCACCACCGACCTGAAAGCAGCTTTGTGATCCCGAAAGCGGATATAGCCAAGTTCCTTGGCTCAAGCGTCGACCTTGATATTGATTACAGCAAGGCAATGTCGCATCTCCAAGTGGATGGTAAGCGAGTCTACAAACACGACCGCCATATTGGGCATGCCGTTGATCAACTGAGCCGTTTGGTGAATGGTCAATCTATCGACAATAAATCTTGGCTACAAAGGTTGGGATGGCGATGA
- a CDS encoding TadE/TadG family type IV pilus assembly protein, with protein MGRYHGYSGRRRQSGVAAVWMAFTLVPVLGISFWAVEGTRYIQETNRLRDGAQAAASAVTIANDPSAADSLAALYINQYARSHNSAVVTAVQQHQLADPDSGQEEWIQYTVDVTTTHTSWFANQLIPAFNTSENLTGQAVAKKYPLVLGDKNIDIVFVSDFSGSMSWRWGSSRSCTSTSCKIEDLKQAVKSISDKLLCNQVGTDAQTGEAVCEDEDQSSLADTLLNRVAVIPFNIRTRENLAGANYTVSQLRYRDDVETNNTSLPYDQVDWNFWRSYNPTDVRRCSRRSNRCPSGINDAQDQANRIVSVFNIGRNTDEDTRFYADVYDYVDFQGTVDNMFTSTFPQQTTHYQLSSMALYNGYGSTGVQFSNIPLTNVRASIDAIDSMSANGNTAAFQGMLSGFQAMAAGRPDTEDEEELAEYQEKIKMVIVLSDGVESPENGILPALVNQGLCDKAREAIPGLYIAVIGIDFAASEQSGFQDCVLNVNEDIIDVENTDEFIEKLEELIRKGSQGVGETRLYG; from the coding sequence ATGGGTCGGTATCATGGATACAGTGGCAGAAGACGACAGTCTGGTGTTGCCGCAGTTTGGATGGCATTTACTTTAGTGCCAGTGTTGGGTATTTCATTTTGGGCGGTTGAAGGGACCCGTTATATCCAAGAAACCAACCGACTGAGAGATGGCGCACAGGCCGCTGCGTCAGCCGTGACCATCGCCAATGATCCAAGCGCTGCGGATAGTCTCGCCGCACTCTATATTAATCAGTACGCGCGAAGCCATAACAGTGCGGTGGTTACCGCGGTGCAGCAACATCAACTTGCCGACCCAGATAGCGGTCAAGAAGAGTGGATTCAGTACACGGTGGACGTGACCACCACGCATACCTCTTGGTTTGCTAATCAACTGATTCCTGCCTTTAATACGTCGGAAAACCTAACGGGTCAGGCGGTGGCGAAAAAGTATCCGCTGGTGTTGGGGGATAAAAATATCGACATTGTGTTTGTCTCAGATTTCTCGGGTTCGATGAGTTGGCGTTGGGGCAGTTCTCGCTCGTGTACCTCAACCTCTTGCAAAATCGAGGATCTCAAACAAGCGGTAAAATCGATTTCCGACAAGCTACTTTGCAATCAAGTCGGCACCGATGCGCAAACGGGCGAAGCGGTATGTGAAGATGAAGATCAAAGTAGCCTCGCGGATACGCTACTGAATAGAGTGGCGGTGATTCCGTTTAATATACGCACCCGTGAAAATCTGGCAGGCGCGAACTATACCGTCAGTCAACTGCGCTACCGTGATGATGTTGAAACCAATAATACCTCACTGCCTTATGATCAGGTCGATTGGAACTTTTGGCGCAGTTACAACCCGACAGATGTGCGTCGTTGTTCAAGACGCTCCAATCGCTGTCCGAGTGGCATCAATGATGCGCAAGATCAGGCAAACCGTATTGTCAGTGTATTTAATATTGGACGTAACACCGATGAAGATACCAGATTCTATGCGGATGTTTACGACTATGTCGATTTTCAAGGGACGGTCGACAATATGTTTACCTCAACCTTTCCCCAACAGACTACACACTATCAACTCAGTAGCATGGCGCTCTATAACGGTTACGGATCCACAGGGGTTCAATTTAGTAATATCCCGTTAACCAATGTGCGAGCGTCTATCGACGCGATAGATAGTATGTCGGCTAATGGCAATACAGCGGCATTTCAGGGCATGTTAAGTGGTTTTCAAGCCATGGCCGCAGGTCGCCCTGACACCGAGGATGAAGAAGAATTAGCCGAATACCAAGAGAAGATCAAAATGGTGATCGTGTTAAGTGACGGTGTGGAAAGTCCGGAAAATGGTATTTTGCCTGCCTTAGTCAATCAAGGATTATGCGATAAAGCCCGTGAAGCTATCCCAGGTTTATATATTGCGGTGATTGGTATTGATTTTGCGGCTTCGGAGCAAAGCGGTTTCCAAGACTGTGTATTGAATGTCAATGAAGACATTATTGATGTCGAAAATACTGATGAATTTATTGAGAAGCTAGAGGAGCTGATTCGAAAAGGCTCTCAAGGTGTTGGCGAAACTCGACTGTATGGATAA